The following proteins are co-located in the Labrys monachus genome:
- a CDS encoding outer membrane protein, with amino-acid sequence MKFLPLAAVLLLSSTAAFAADLAPQAAEPIAPIVAPFSWTGLYAGINGGYAFGTRRDANMTEALGGSPENTFKYGSLSQKGGFGGIQAGYNQQYGNFVLGLEADIEGAAIDGKASRFNNHNGSTVSTKDNVNWFGTVRPRIGYAFDNILIYATGGVAFGGVRYGQDYYQRDVLIYTANSRDSSTKVGFVLGAGVEYAINDHWSAKLEYQYIDLGTSKASAPEITGPTVTGYSINGKMRTDFSTIRLGLNYRF; translated from the coding sequence ATGAAATTTCTACCGCTTGCGGCCGTTCTGTTGCTCTCATCGACCGCAGCGTTTGCTGCCGATCTGGCGCCCCAGGCGGCAGAGCCGATCGCCCCGATCGTAGCGCCGTTCAGCTGGACCGGCCTCTATGCCGGCATCAACGGGGGCTATGCTTTCGGTACCCGCCGTGACGCAAATATGACCGAGGCCCTGGGTGGCAGCCCGGAGAACACGTTCAAATATGGAAGCCTGTCACAAAAAGGAGGCTTCGGAGGCATTCAGGCCGGCTATAACCAGCAGTATGGGAATTTTGTCCTTGGCTTGGAAGCCGATATTGAAGGGGCTGCGATCGACGGAAAGGCATCGAGGTTTAACAACCACAACGGCAGTACCGTATCGACCAAGGACAATGTCAACTGGTTCGGAACGGTTCGCCCTCGTATTGGCTACGCGTTTGACAACATCCTGATCTATGCTACCGGCGGCGTTGCCTTCGGCGGCGTAAGGTACGGCCAGGATTACTACCAGCGCGATGTTCTCATATACACGGCGAACTCGCGTGACAGCAGCACCAAAGTTGGCTTTGTTCTCGGTGCGGGCGTTGAGTACGCAATCAATGACCATTGGAGCGCCAAGCTCGAATATCAGTATATCGATCTGGGAACCTCGAAGGCTTCCGCGCCTGAGATAACCGGGCCGACTGTGACGGGCTACAGCATCAATGGTAAAATGCGCACGGACTTCAGCACCATCCGTCTGGGCCTGAACTACAGGTTCTGA
- a CDS encoding helix-turn-helix transcriptional regulator, which translates to MRIERIAKEESGITADTALQLGTSPEFWLDLQARHDLLTARAALGRAIDELKSLRAAQPAQGRGLA; encoded by the coding sequence ATGCGGATCGAGCGCATCGCGAAGGAAGAGTCAGGCATCACCGCCGATACGGCACTGCAGCTCGGCACCTCGCCGGAATTCTGGCTCGACCTCCAGGCGCGCCATGACCTGCTCACGGCGCGGGCGGCCTTGGGCCGAGCGATCGACGAGTTGAAGTCGCTGCGTGCCGCCCAACCTGCGCAAGGCCGTGGATTGGCGTAG
- a CDS encoding VOC family protein, with protein MPRLERIVETAVYVEDLDRAAAFYETVLGLEALVRLERLHAFDVGGCNVLLVFKRGASDETQIVPGGSIPPHDASGRIHVCFAVPAADLAAWEARLAAHGVAVEGRAEWPAGGRSLYFRDPDGHMLELMTPGVWRTY; from the coding sequence ATGCCCCGCCTGGAGCGCATCGTCGAGACGGCCGTCTATGTCGAGGATCTCGACCGTGCGGCCGCCTTCTATGAAACCGTGCTGGGGCTGGAGGCGCTGGTCAGGCTGGAGCGGCTCCATGCCTTCGACGTCGGCGGTTGCAACGTCCTGCTGGTGTTCAAGCGCGGCGCGTCCGACGAGACGCAGATCGTGCCGGGCGGCTCGATCCCGCCCCACGACGCCAGCGGCCGCATCCATGTCTGCTTCGCCGTTCCGGCCGCGGACCTCGCCGCCTGGGAAGCCCGCCTCGCGGCCCATGGCGTCGCGGTCGAAGGGCGGGCGGAGTGGCCCGCCGGCGGCCGCAGCCTCTATTTCCGCGATCCCGACGGCCATATGCTGGAACTGATGACGCCTGGCGTCTGGCGGACCTATTGA
- a CDS encoding diphosphate--fructose-6-phosphate 1-phosphotransferase: MPSIVIAQGGGPTAVINQTLCGAITAARRHDPSLRILGARYGVRGLTAGDVVDLSDIGDADLLRLGHTPNSALGSTRDKPDPKACEAILAALERLEARAFVYIGGNDTAGTLELLRRHSSGPCAFVHAPKTIDNDLVENDHVPGFISAATFVANAFVSMDLDFRAMPGIYVAIVMGRHAGFLTAAASAWQRTPDDAPHLVYTPEKPFSVRQFLDDVAAVQDRLGRCIVSMSEGVQDEDGRPLAEALAAGALERDAHGNVQLTGGDLGIEIQKALKSRFPKARARVDTLGYLPRGYLGVIDATDRKEAFAAGEFAAQSAFLGSGSVVLHHDGLHTEPRIVPLSHVAGKTRHMPEAFFAGSNAVSDEGRRYFGRLLPRRPDIFTPFV; this comes from the coding sequence ATGCCGTCCATCGTCATCGCACAGGGGGGCGGTCCCACCGCCGTCATCAACCAGACCCTCTGCGGTGCGATCACCGCGGCCCGGCGGCACGATCCCTCGCTGCGCATCCTCGGCGCGCGCTACGGTGTCAGGGGGCTCACCGCCGGCGACGTCGTCGACCTCAGCGACATCGGCGACGCCGACCTGCTGCGCCTCGGCCATACCCCGAATTCGGCCCTCGGCTCGACCCGCGACAAGCCCGACCCGAAGGCCTGCGAGGCGATCCTCGCCGCCCTGGAGCGGCTCGAGGCGCGCGCCTTCGTCTATATCGGCGGCAACGACACGGCGGGAACGCTGGAACTGCTGCGCCGGCACTCGAGCGGGCCCTGCGCCTTCGTGCACGCGCCCAAGACCATCGACAACGATCTCGTCGAGAACGACCACGTCCCCGGCTTCATCTCGGCCGCCACCTTCGTCGCCAACGCCTTCGTCAGCATGGATCTCGACTTCCGCGCCATGCCCGGCATCTATGTCGCCATCGTCATGGGGCGCCATGCCGGCTTCCTCACCGCCGCGGCCTCGGCCTGGCAGCGCACGCCCGACGACGCGCCGCATCTCGTCTACACGCCGGAAAAGCCGTTCTCGGTCCGGCAATTCCTCGACGACGTCGCCGCCGTGCAGGATCGCCTCGGGCGCTGCATCGTCTCGATGTCCGAAGGGGTGCAGGACGAGGACGGCCGCCCGCTCGCCGAAGCGCTCGCCGCCGGCGCCCTGGAACGGGACGCCCACGGCAATGTGCAGCTGACCGGCGGCGACCTCGGCATCGAGATCCAGAAGGCGCTGAAGTCGCGCTTCCCCAAGGCGCGCGCCCGCGTCGACACCCTCGGCTATCTGCCCCGCGGCTATCTCGGCGTGATCGACGCGACCGACCGCAAGGAAGCCTTCGCGGCGGGCGAATTCGCGGCGCAGAGCGCCTTCCTGGGCAGCGGCTCGGTGGTGCTGCATCATGACGGCCTCCACACCGAGCCCCGCATCGTGCCGCTGAGCCATGTCGCCGGCAAGACGCGGCATATGCCCGAGGCTTTCTTCGCCGGCAGCAATGCGGTGTCCGACGAGGGCCGGCGCTATTTCGGGCGCCTGCTTCCCCGCCGCCCCGACATCTTCACGCCCTTCGTGTAG
- a CDS encoding MFS transporter codes for MDAKAPTLSSASAFQPDRTAYSILIAISVSHCLNDTIQSLIPAIYPMLRDNFALSYSQIGLITLAFQLTASLLQPVVGLYTDHRPQPYSLTIGMGFSLVGLIMLAFAPSYYLVLLAAMLVGTGSSVFHPESSRVARMASGGKTGLAQSVFQVGGNLGSSIGPLLAAFIVLPFGQHSIAAFSAVALLAMFILWNVGNWYAAYRRNIASGHKSRLATTVNTLSQTRVIVSLVILLALIFSKFFYMASMSSYYTFYLISKFGLSQQEAQVHLFVFLFAVAAGTLIGGPIGDRIGRKYVIWVSILGVLPFTLALPYANLTWTTVLAVIIGFILSSAFSAIIVFAQELVPGKTGMVAGLFFGFAFGMGGLGAAALGVLADWTSIEFVYKVCSFLPMIGLLTLFLPNIERPAPARA; via the coding sequence ATGGACGCCAAAGCACCGACATTGTCCTCGGCCTCGGCCTTCCAGCCGGATCGCACGGCCTATTCCATCCTCATCGCGATCAGCGTTTCGCATTGCCTCAACGACACCATCCAATCGTTGATCCCGGCGATCTATCCGATGTTGCGGGACAATTTCGCGCTCAGCTACAGCCAGATCGGCCTGATCACCCTGGCGTTCCAGCTCACCGCCTCGCTGCTGCAGCCGGTGGTCGGCCTATATACGGACCATCGACCCCAACCCTATTCGCTCACCATCGGCATGGGCTTCAGCCTCGTCGGCCTGATCATGCTGGCCTTCGCGCCGAGCTATTACCTGGTGCTCCTCGCGGCCATGCTGGTCGGCACCGGCTCGTCGGTGTTCCATCCGGAATCCTCGCGCGTCGCCCGCATGGCGTCGGGCGGCAAGACCGGTCTGGCCCAGTCGGTGTTCCAGGTCGGCGGCAATCTCGGCTCCTCGATCGGGCCGCTGCTCGCCGCCTTCATCGTGCTGCCCTTCGGCCAGCATTCCATCGCGGCTTTCTCGGCGGTCGCGCTGCTCGCCATGTTCATCCTGTGGAACGTCGGCAACTGGTACGCGGCCTATCGGCGCAACATCGCGTCGGGCCACAAGTCCCGGCTGGCGACCACGGTCAACACCCTGTCGCAGACGCGCGTCATCGTGTCCCTGGTGATCCTGCTCGCGCTCATCTTCTCCAAGTTCTTCTACATGGCGTCGATGTCGAGCTACTATACGTTCTACCTGATCTCGAAGTTCGGCCTGTCGCAGCAGGAGGCCCAGGTCCACCTGTTCGTCTTCCTGTTCGCGGTGGCGGCCGGCACGCTGATCGGCGGTCCGATCGGTGACCGTATCGGGCGCAAATATGTGATCTGGGTCTCGATCCTCGGCGTGCTGCCCTTCACCCTGGCCCTGCCCTACGCCAACCTGACCTGGACGACTGTGCTCGCCGTGATCATCGGCTTCATCCTGTCCTCGGCCTTCTCGGCGATCATCGTGTTCGCGCAGGAACTGGTGCCGGGCAAGACCGGCATGGTGGCCGGGCTGTTCTTCGGCTTCGCCTTCGGCATGGGTGGCCTGGGCGCCGCCGCGCTCGGCGTGCTGGCGGACTGGACCAGCATCGAATTCGTCTACAAGGTGTGCTCCTTCCTGCCGATGATCGGCCTGCTGACCCTGTTCCTGCCCAATATCGAGCGGCCGGCACCGGCCAGGGCCTGA
- a CDS encoding ribonuclease T2 family protein: MQGLFKAHQACPALQSIRKQTNPGDVKLQPERSYKLLAKNKPDASYYRVEVEGASPPERWVPVDCGETANASGKAPEPAAPAEPGSAAGEGGRAYVFAVSWQPAFCEGLPDKTECRTQTADRFDATHFTLHGLWPQPRRLAYCGVPQADIEADRSKHWDRLPEPVLQPATRRALEQAMPGTASFLDRHEWVEHGSCFFEKSAEAYFSREVALIAQLNASPVRKLFADNIGRQIQASAIRAAFDAGFGAGAGERVRVACKRDGDRRLIVELTIGLRGDVGDNPSLSTLIAGASPTDAGCSAGLVDRVGLQ; the protein is encoded by the coding sequence ATGCAAGGCTTGTTCAAGGCGCATCAGGCCTGTCCTGCGCTGCAGTCGATACGCAAGCAGACCAACCCTGGTGACGTCAAGCTGCAGCCGGAGCGCAGCTACAAGCTCCTGGCGAAGAACAAGCCGGATGCGAGCTATTACCGGGTCGAGGTCGAAGGGGCGTCCCCTCCGGAGCGCTGGGTGCCGGTCGACTGCGGCGAAACCGCAAACGCATCCGGCAAGGCGCCGGAGCCGGCCGCGCCGGCGGAGCCGGGCAGCGCGGCGGGCGAGGGCGGCCGGGCCTATGTGTTCGCGGTGAGCTGGCAGCCGGCCTTCTGCGAAGGGCTTCCCGACAAGACCGAATGCCGGACGCAGACGGCGGATCGCTTCGACGCGACCCACTTCACCCTGCACGGCCTGTGGCCGCAGCCGCGCCGCCTCGCCTATTGCGGGGTGCCGCAGGCCGACATCGAGGCCGACCGGTCGAAGCATTGGGATCGCCTGCCGGAGCCGGTATTGCAGCCCGCCACGCGCCGGGCCTTGGAACAGGCGATGCCGGGCACCGCCTCCTTCCTCGACCGGCACGAATGGGTCGAGCATGGCAGCTGCTTCTTCGAGAAATCCGCCGAAGCCTATTTCAGCCGCGAGGTCGCCCTGATCGCCCAGCTCAACGCGTCGCCGGTGCGCAAGCTGTTCGCCGACAATATCGGCAGGCAGATCCAGGCGAGCGCCATTCGCGCCGCCTTCGACGCGGGATTCGGGGCCGGAGCCGGCGAGCGCGTGCGGGTGGCTTGCAAGCGCGACGGCGATCGCCGCCTCATCGTCGAGCTGACGATCGGCCTGCGCGGCGATGTCGGCGACAATCCTTCGCTCTCGACGCTGATCGCCGGCGCGTCCCCGACGGATGCCGGATGCAGCGCCGGCCTCGTCGACCGGGTCGGCCTGCAGTGA
- a CDS encoding RES family NAD+ phosphorylase produces MRFQGLCYRGHDPKWAFSPTSGAGAAIHGGRFNAPGVPALYLALTLEGLFLEVAHGFGHRFEPLTVCTYDVDAEDVVDLRTDDTRRAAEVTLADLACAWALDRASRRKPASWTATERLTEAGAAGILVPSFASGARPGMDNLVLWRWGDGLPHRVSVHDPSGRLPHDQSSWPGEP; encoded by the coding sequence GTGAGGTTCCAGGGCCTGTGCTATCGGGGCCATGATCCGAAATGGGCGTTCTCGCCGACCTCGGGCGCCGGCGCGGCGATCCATGGCGGCCGATTCAACGCCCCAGGCGTGCCGGCGCTCTATCTCGCCTTGACGCTGGAAGGCCTCTTCCTGGAAGTCGCGCATGGATTCGGCCACCGCTTCGAGCCGCTGACCGTCTGCACCTACGACGTCGACGCCGAGGACGTCGTCGACCTGCGCACGGACGACACCCGGCGCGCGGCGGAGGTGACGCTCGCCGATCTCGCCTGCGCCTGGGCGCTCGATCGCGCTTCGCGGCGCAAGCCCGCCTCCTGGACCGCAACGGAGCGCCTCACCGAGGCCGGCGCCGCCGGAATCCTGGTTCCGTCCTTCGCCTCGGGCGCGCGGCCGGGCATGGACAATCTCGTGCTCTGGCGCTGGGGCGACGGCCTGCCCCACCGCGTGAGCGTGCACGATCCCTCCGGCCGGCTGCCGCACGACCAGTCGTCCTGGCCGGGCGAGCCCTGA
- a CDS encoding IS5 family transposase encodes MRGSDEQTGALFSYQSPESLVPRDHPLRAIRLVVNAALERLSEPFSKLYSPYGRASIAPEKLLRALLVQAFFGIRSERQLMEQVRYNMLFRWFIGLSMDAPIWDVTVFTKNRDRLLEGDIAREFLLAILADPQVKPLLSSEHFSVDGTLIAAWASMKSFQPKDGSGSPPGPGRNGERDFRGEKRSNETHESTTDPDARLYRKADGQPAKLAYLGHVLMENRNGLIVDAELTKATGWAERAAAEAMIEDAAPAGRVTLGADKAYDVAAHVARLRALGVTPHVAQNATNRRSAIDRRTTRHPGYALSQTIRKRIEEPFGWIKEAGGFRQTKHRGQERVGWMFTLRAAAYNLIRLPKLFATT; translated from the coding sequence ATGCGCGGATCGGATGAACAGACGGGTGCGCTCTTTAGTTATCAGAGCCCTGAATCGCTTGTTCCTCGCGATCATCCGCTACGTGCCATCCGCCTTGTGGTGAACGCGGCTCTCGAACGGTTGTCCGAGCCGTTCTCGAAGCTCTATTCGCCGTATGGCCGCGCCTCGATCGCACCGGAGAAACTGCTGCGGGCCTTGTTGGTGCAGGCCTTCTTCGGCATCCGTTCCGAGCGCCAGCTCATGGAGCAGGTGCGCTACAACATGCTGTTCCGCTGGTTCATCGGCCTGTCGATGGATGCGCCGATCTGGGATGTGACGGTGTTCACCAAGAACCGCGACCGGCTTTTGGAGGGCGACATCGCGCGGGAATTTCTGCTTGCGATCCTGGCCGATCCGCAGGTCAAGCCCTTGCTGTCGAGCGAGCATTTTTCGGTGGACGGCACGCTGATCGCCGCCTGGGCGTCGATGAAGAGCTTTCAGCCCAAGGATGGCAGCGGGTCACCGCCCGGGCCGGGCCGCAATGGCGAGCGCGATTTCCGGGGCGAGAAGCGCTCCAACGAGACCCATGAGAGCACCACCGACCCGGATGCCCGGCTTTATCGCAAGGCGGACGGCCAGCCCGCCAAGCTGGCCTATCTCGGCCATGTCCTCATGGAGAACCGCAACGGCCTCATCGTCGATGCCGAACTGACGAAGGCCACCGGCTGGGCCGAGCGGGCGGCGGCCGAGGCGATGATCGAGGACGCCGCGCCGGCCGGCCGTGTCACCCTGGGCGCCGACAAGGCCTATGACGTCGCTGCGCATGTGGCCAGGTTGCGCGCTCTCGGCGTGACGCCGCATGTCGCGCAGAACGCCACCAACCGCCGGTCAGCCATCGATCGGCGCACGACACGCCACCCCGGATATGCCCTCAGCCAGACGATCCGCAAACGCATCGAAGAGCCGTTCGGCTGGATCAAGGAAGCCGGCGGCTTCCGGCAAACAAAACACCGAGGCCAAGAACGGGTCGGATGGATGTTCACTCTCAGAGCCGCAGCCTACAACCTCATCCGACTTCCCAAACTCTTCGCAACGACTTGA
- a CDS encoding alpha/beta hydrolase, translating to MAETADPFMIRAHVPHFERCVADYRAASEATRGRLAGRLGLAYGGQADERLDLFFPPGHGPQGRPAPIHIFVHGGYWRANTRHDYAFVADAVTARGAIAAIVDYSLMPGARMATLVAQVRSAAAWIAAHAAEFGGDPAAISASGHSAGGHLASYLVGRGPFETDVPAPAVRSVLLVSGLYDLAPIARSFLQAEIGLTEEEIAAWSPCDGTVCEGSDIRILVGAAETPPFFDQAQRFSAHLAEAGHQAPVHRLEGEDHMTIVRSLGRPGTACEAHLGATIAASLGK from the coding sequence ATGGCCGAAACCGCCGACCCCTTCATGATCCGCGCCCATGTTCCGCATTTCGAAAGATGCGTCGCCGACTACCGCGCCGCGAGCGAAGCCACGCGCGGCCGGCTGGCGGGGCGTCTCGGCCTCGCCTATGGCGGACAGGCCGACGAGCGCCTCGACCTGTTCTTTCCCCCCGGCCACGGGCCGCAGGGCCGCCCGGCGCCGATCCATATCTTCGTGCATGGCGGCTATTGGCGGGCCAATACGCGGCACGACTATGCCTTCGTCGCCGACGCCGTCACCGCGCGCGGCGCCATCGCGGCGATCGTCGACTATTCCCTGATGCCGGGCGCGCGCATGGCGACGCTGGTGGCGCAGGTGCGAAGCGCCGCCGCCTGGATCGCGGCCCATGCCGCCGAGTTCGGCGGCGATCCCGCCGCGATCAGCGCCAGCGGCCATTCGGCCGGCGGGCATCTTGCCAGCTACCTCGTCGGCCGGGGCCCGTTCGAAACCGATGTCCCGGCACCGGCCGTCCGCTCCGTCCTGCTGGTCAGCGGCCTCTATGACCTCGCGCCGATCGCCCGCAGCTTCCTGCAGGCCGAGATCGGCCTCACCGAGGAGGAAATCGCCGCCTGGTCGCCCTGCGACGGCACGGTGTGCGAGGGAAGCGACATCCGCATCCTCGTCGGTGCAGCCGAGACGCCGCCTTTCTTCGACCAGGCCCAGCGCTTTTCGGCCCATCTCGCCGAGGCGGGCCATCAGGCGCCGGTGCATCGGCTGGAAGGCGAGGACCACATGACGATCGTGCGCTCGCTCGGCAGGCCCGGCACCGCCTGCGAGGCGCATCTCGGCGCCACCATCGCCGCCTCGCTCGGAAAATAG
- a CDS encoding MbcA/ParS/Xre antitoxin family protein: protein MSGSPARTSRKATPPDAGRDGLPLPAEGIRPGTRFVTSFFDDNGLVQVDRVIDRFGMSKSQLAETIGLRPETLQRVSRAVAARTQSRVTEMLEIVARIAAWAGSERQAMAWYRAEPLPAFGGRTAESLVKEGRAGAVRDYLDHIALGGFA, encoded by the coding sequence ATGTCGGGATCACCCGCGAGGACATCGAGAAAAGCCACGCCGCCCGACGCCGGGCGGGACGGCCTGCCGCTGCCCGCCGAGGGCATCCGGCCGGGCACGCGCTTCGTCACCAGCTTCTTCGACGACAATGGCCTCGTCCAGGTCGACCGCGTCATCGACCGTTTCGGCATGTCCAAGAGCCAGCTCGCCGAGACGATCGGCCTGCGGCCCGAAACGCTGCAGCGCGTCAGCCGCGCCGTGGCGGCGCGGACGCAGAGCCGCGTCACCGAAATGCTGGAGATCGTCGCGCGCATCGCCGCCTGGGCCGGCAGCGAGCGGCAGGCGATGGCCTGGTACCGCGCCGAGCCCCTGCCCGCCTTCGGCGGCCGGACGGCGGAATCGCTGGTCAAGGAAGGCCGGGCCGGCGCGGTGCGGGACTATCTCGATCATATCGCGCTGGGCGGCTTTGCGTGA